GGCTAAAGCCCCCTTGAATGATATAAGATGATATTGCCTCTTGGCTTTTCTACAGCTATCCAGATCCTATTTGTTCTTTAGTATACAAACTTTATTGATAAGGTTTTCCCCAAACACTTATTTTGTCCTAAAGCTATCTCTGTCCTCAGGATTCTCAGAGCATTACTATTTATATAGTTTACATGACAATTAGCCATGCATAGCAATaccagagatttttaaaaaatcattaaaaaaaacctcattttcatttgagGTAGCTAACTGACACAGTGTATAGAATATTGGActcaatcaaaattatccaagttcaaatcctgtcccagacacttactagctatattatTCGAGAATCGGAATAATAATGGACCTATCTCACAGAGTTCTTGTTAGGATCTAATGGCAGCTTATATGTAAACCCTtaataaaccttaaagtactacataaatattatagttagcaataataattaagccaacatttaaaaaatgcacaTTCTTTGAGCAAAGCACAGTGCTACACATTAGGcagagaaagaccaaaaaaaaaaaacaaaaaacaaaaacaaaacaaaaacaaagagccCATCCCTCTCAAGAAATGtctattttatgaaaaacaaagccTTTTATAGTTGGCCTATAGAGGGGAGAGGCCAACAGGTATAAGTTGTGTTGTCAGCAAAGTATCATTTGTAAATTCAGCTGACAAAGAGGTCACGATGTGATCACAGGTGCAAGCATTCACTCAGGCTTACAAGACCTTTCCATCTGGAAAAGGGCAAAAAACCTGGGTTTTGATTCCTATTCTACTTACATAATAATTTCTACCAATGGTACCAAAAGTTTATGACAACTAAGCATGTACTTGGAGCACATCTTTCCTAAACAGGAATATACATCACCGCCTTGTGATATGGTTTCTATTTTGTCTTAAGCTGCCACTCACTATTATCTAGCTTCTAATTTGTGTCTTCTTCCCGTACCCCAAACTTGCCCACACACAACtagtgggagaagaaaaaaaggagcctGGTTCATATTTCTCTCATGGTGTACCTGGTACAAATGCCTGACCTGGTAcagggagatagaagaaaaagatgCTCATATTTGACTTGGTTATTactgtggaaattttttttttaagtcgcagagcaagaaaataaatgttttcaaatatattttttcctcattcctttctgTCCTTTTGGTCCTAATACTGAAGTATATATTCTTCctgagtgaatttttttttattgctaaatttAAAATACAGGTGAATTTCTCCTTAGCAAACGCTGTTAAATTATGTTTTTACTTGGATCTAGCATTTACCTGATTTCTTCATTATGAGTCAAGGGTTCTTGAAAGAAGGTCCCCAGGCTTACTTTGAGGGATGCTGTTCTACCAAGCCAAATGCCACTTTCCTCCAGGAGGCCCATCTGGAGTTTCCCCACTGCTAGTGTTTCCTCACCAGGATTTACTCTGTAATTTACTTATCACTTTATATGTTTTCCCCTagaagaatgtaagtttcttgagggagtgctctctttttatctttgcatccccAGGACCTTGCACACATAAGATGTaccataaatttttattaaatgaataaagatACAGAAATACTGATTTTATGTTTTGAGTAATAATAATTCagcttaaaataaatttatattagaCTAAACATTACCATTTAAGCTATCACTGGATGCTTCAGAGAACAACTCATCCAATGATCCAATTTCAGTCTCCCCAGGTGAGAATGCTAGTTTTATATGCTGCATTTTAGGGGATGTTGGCCTTGAAAAGTAATGCATTATTGAAAGTGATGGTGATCTTGAAGTTTTGTTATCTGAAAAGCCACTCTGTGGGGAAGGAGTTCTTGAAGGGCTATTGTGGGAGGCAGTTTCTTGACAGCTTTCTTCAGGCAAACATAATGTTCGAAAAAGCTTGAGACTGGAAAATTCTTCACTAGGTGGAGAAACTGGACCTGCTGGACTCAGAATCTCATCCTAATTTCAAGGGAACAAAATTCATGGTAATTAATTTAAGATATTTCACCAAAAAATACTACTGTATTACTATTCAGCAATTAAAGAGGAACAACAACTTCTCTATCTCAAAGACAAATCTGAACGGTCATAAGTCTGAATATTCATCCATCATATTCATGTCCAGCTCTGAGATTGCATGAGAGCCAAAGTATTCACAATGTGGATTTCCTTCCTatgatttcttatattttcttccaaagTTGGCCTAATGCAAGATCCCACAATTCTATatttcaattcaagaaacatttatttacacAAGACACTggttatacaaagacaaaagaagatGGTCCTGCCCACAAGGAATTTACAGTTTCTCTTTCACTTTAGTCACCTATTTTAGCCATTCCATTTTGAAAAATGACAAGTGTTAGTGAACAAATTCAGAAATCAATTAACAAGTGTCAAGCACTTATTTAATGCCAGGCACAGTACAAAATgtcaaagatacaaagacaaaaatataacaaTCCTTGCCCTTATGGAGCTCACATCCATATCAACAGGATATAAAGTAAAGGAGGGCACTAATAGTTggaaggatcaggaaagacttcagcCAAGACTTGAAGAACAACACTAAGATtgtcaaaaatggaaataagaatggAATACATTTCAGTTATAGGAAATTGCAAGTGCTAAAATACTCAAGAAACAAGCACCCAATGTGGcaaggggagagagaaataatGAGGCTGAAAAGGGAATTGAAGCCACATTGTTAAATGTCAGATGAAGAGTTCTTTTTCAACCCTCGATCACCTGGAGTTTTTATATCAGACATCAGAATTGTAACCTTATGCAATAAGGGCTTGTTAGGTATGTAGTGGGGAAAATTGCCTTATTGATACTGGAATTTAGTGCTTCACATATATTAGGTACATAAATGTAGAATGACTAAAATCCAGTTCCTTCTATGAAACTCTCTTTTAAAGTAATATCTAGGCAACTTCTTTTGCAAGAAGTTCCTAGTAACACAACTTGgtaaaggacaaaaaataaaatctcatttttaaaaatggaaagtgaATAAATGCTTACCATAGAGAGTGCCTTATATTCATCCTCCTTAAGTTTAGTGTTCATAAGAACAGCATTTGTAGGTGCATCTTTGTCATCGAAAGGCTTCACGAAGTTTCCCAGCAACaatttcatttcctcttcatcaCTATCCATAGATACCAGCTTTCCAACTGGCTCTTTCTGTTTTGGTGATTGAGAATTCTTGACATTTCCAGACTGTACTGTACTGGCTATTTTTTCAGTGGCTGGGCCTTTCTTCTTCAGAAACCGATTCATTCTTTCATTGCTACCAGCAATGGGAAGCTTATCCCCATGTTGCCAGGGAATGTCACTTACATTCTTCAGAGAAAGGGCATCAGCACTTTTCCCATCTGTGTCAGTGTCAGACAAATCAACCTGCAGCTTTCGGCTCATGATTTTAGTTTCTATTTGTGCTAGTTTCATCAAAGCTGCATTAGCCCTGATTTTGGAGGCAGTAGTCATTGATCTATTTAAAGAGGTCCTGCTCCCCATCTCTTTTACAGTATTACCCTTGAAGAAAAACTGGTTTTCAtcagcattttgttttctctttaagaaTCTGCTTTGGCTAAATGATGTCTTATCAAGGCCTTCACTTCTAAAGACTCTATTCTGAGGTTCTTTTATCCTCATATCGCCTATGGAAATGTCACTGGAATCATAAAAATAGTCATTAGCTATGTGGTTGGTATTTAACAGGCTGGCTTTCCTTGCTGCTGACATCCTAGAGTTAGAGagtggagagaaagacagaaagaggccTTTACTCATTAATTTTTAGTATAATTTCAAAGAGATGAATCTAAATTCTAAACTCTAATATCTACCTGTAAGGCCAAAATCCTATAATCTCACAAAGTGTCTATTTTCAATCTATAGATTAGCCTGTAGCCTGTAGATACAGGCTAATGTAATGCTGTTAGAGTAAAAAGCCCCAGGTTAAAGTGGGACACTTACTAGTTACAAGACCTTTCGAAAGTCACAACAatttggaccttagtttccttacctatGAAATGAGGATACCACTCCAACCCCAACACTCTTATGAATAAAGCACTTGGCAAAGTTTCAAGTGACACAAAAAGGTCAGCTGCTGTTATGCAACAAATGCTTATGAGAGCCTTGCTtttcttgctattgctgtgttcaattttctcttggttctgctcacttcactcagcatcagttcatgtaagctttccaggcttttctgaaatcagcctgctcatcatttcttatagaacaataattccaTTATGTCAATATGCCCTAACTTATTtagcctttctccaactgatgggcatctactccatttccagtttcttgccactacaatcagatgttttttgttgtttttttttttttttttgtaaacaagcctaaatttgaagtcagagttTTTGATTTGGGGAGGTTTTCATTATATGAAGTATAGTGTTTATTTAAGAGACCTTTGAAAGCCAAAGCCATTTAAAAGATTCACAAAATTATCAACACATTTATGCATTGGAATCTCAATTCTATACGCCACTCCACTGTCGTGGATATTTTCATCCCTacactgagtctcagtttcttccccataaaatgttggatttgtaagaaacaaaatatcttactaAGAACTTCAatgactcactgatgaatgcagaaaagatttattttatattcttggaagAATTGAGTGCCTAGGCTAGTAGATATACCTTTGAAattccaaaggcagcattttatttcctatcctgaagcacaagtccctcccctgattccccattaattcAATGTTAAGAAGTTACATGTCATGAATCTTCATCCCTCACTACATCCTTGCCCCAAAAGAGCATCTAAGGGCAAAAAaccaaaagattcttttcaaatctcagccACCAGCCTGGATTACAAAAGTCAGTTCCTGCTCCTTAGGATTTTACATTCTTTGGGAGATTACTTCTacccttgattattccttgatgtccttgtgggtttggggttttctaagttttatttctctaattttca
This sequence is a window from Sminthopsis crassicaudata isolate SCR6 chromosome 1, ASM4859323v1, whole genome shotgun sequence. Protein-coding genes within it:
- the C1H19orf44 gene encoding uncharacterized protein C19orf44 homolog isoform X1; this encodes MSAARKASLLNTNHIANDYFYDSSDISIGDMRIKEPQNRVFRSEGLDKTSFSQSRFLKRKQNADENQFFFKGNTVKEMGSRTSLNRSMTTASKIRANAALMKLAQIETKIMSRKLQVDLSDTDTDGKSADALSLKNVSDIPWQHGDKLPIAGSNERMNRFLKKKGPATEKIASTVQSGNVKNSQSPKQKEPVGKLVSMDSDEEEMKLLLGNFVKPFDDKDAPTNAVLMNTKLKEDEYKALSMDEILSPAGPVSPPSEEFSSLKLFRTLCLPEESCQETASHNSPSRTPSPQSGFSDNKTSRSPSLSIMHYFSRPTSPKMQHIKLAFSPGETEIGSLDELFSEASSDSLNDFKINILSLDDLAPVDVSEKKELRQKEEDHRIKPSSKELKRDVSVVKSIQRRNLKEMSPETSLDITSLDLEEESCIASEICEDVNEKSVTFSREESISRRSPSPRARENTINSVYSEDFEKSPSSTISGQTTYSQESSNKTSESLSESPSYSQRDLSTESGEPGPKWTENVRRLLVKEVAVQTYDPAFTYSWKKETMATIGPSLGRAYVDPEPIATHVISADAIEALTAYSPAAFALNDMLKQQLTLTKQFMETSRYLHYSLLKSLEDDTFHYHTLEEVKEYIRKHKSPPLTIEKALDEVLKEMSDH
- the C1H19orf44 gene encoding uncharacterized protein C19orf44 homolog isoform X3 gives rise to the protein MSAARKASLLNTNHIANDYFYDSSDISIGDMRIKEPQNRVFRSEGLDKTSFSQSRFLKRKQNADENQFFFKGNTVKEMGSRTSLNRSMTTASKIRANAALMKLAQIETKIMSRKLQVDLSDTDTDGKSADALSLKNVSDIPWQHGDKLPIAGSNERMNRFLKKKGPATEKIASTVQSGNVKNSQSPKQKEPVGKLVSMDSDEEEMKLLLGNFVKPFDDKDAPTNAVLMNTKLKEDEYKALSMDEILSPAGPVSPPSEEFSSLKLFRTLCLPEESCQETASHNSPSRTPSPQSGFSDNKTSRSPSLSIMHYFSRPTSPKMQHIKLAFSPGETEIGSLDELFSEASSDSLNDFKINILSLDDLAPVDVSEKKELRQKEEDHRIKPSSKELKRDVSVVKSIQRRNLKEMSPETSLDITSLDLEEESCIASEICEDVNEKSVTFSREESISRRSPSPRARENTINSVYSEDFEKSPSSTISGQTTYSQESSNKTSESLSESPSYSQRDLSTESGEPGPKWTENVRRLLVKEVAVQTYDPAFTYSWKKETMATIGPSLGRAYVDPEPIATHVISADAIEALTAYSPAAFALNDMLKQQLTLTKQFMETSRYLHYSLLKSLEDDTFHYHTLEEVKEKSTRRL
- the C1H19orf44 gene encoding uncharacterized protein C19orf44 homolog isoform X4, which encodes MSAARKASLLNTNHIANDYFYDSSDISIGDMRIKEPQNRVFRSEGLDKTSFSQSRFLKRKQNADENQFFFKGNTVKEMGSRTSLNRSMTTASKIRANAALMKLAQIETKIMSRKLQVDLSDTDTDGKSADALSLKNVSDIPWQHGDKLPIAGSNERMNRFLKKKGPATEKIASTVQSGNVKNSQSPKQKEPVGKLVSMDSDEEEMKLLLGNFVKPFDDKDAPTNAVLMNTKLKEDEYKALSMDEILSPAGPVSPPSEEFSSLKLFRTLCLPEESCQETASHNSPSRTPSPQSGFSDNKTSRSPSLSIMHYFSRPTSPKMQHIKLAFSPGETEIGSLDELFSEASSDSLNDFKINILSLDDLAPVDVSEKKELRQKEEDHRIKPSSKELKRDVSVVKSIQRRNLKEMSPETSLDITSLDLEEESCIASEICEDVNEKSVTFSREESISRRSPSPRARENTINSVYSEDFEKSPSSTISGQTTYSQESSNKTSESLSESPSYSQRDLSTESGEPGPKWTENVRRLLVKEVAVQTYDPAFTYSWKKETMATIGPSLGRAYVDPEPIATHVISADAIEALTAYSPAAFALNDMLKQQLTLTKQFMETSRYLHYSLLKSLEDDTFHYHTLEEVKEILPTSF
- the C1H19orf44 gene encoding uncharacterized protein C19orf44 homolog isoform X2; the protein is MSAARKASLLNTNHIANDYFYDSSDISIGDMRIKEPQNRVFRSEGLDKTSFSQSRFLKRKQNADENQFFFKGNTVKEMGSRTSLNRSMTTASKIRANAALMKLAQIETKIMSRKLQVDLSDTDTDGKSADALSLKNVSDIPWQHGDKLPIAGSNERMNRFLKKKGPATEKIASTVQSGNVKNSQSPKQKEPVGKLVSMDSDEEEMKLLLGNFVKPFDDKDAPTNAVLMNTKLKEDEYKALSMDEILSPAGPVSPPSEEFSSLKLFRTLCLPEESCQETASHNSPSRTPSPQSGFSDNKTSRSPSLSIMHYFSRPTSPKMQHIKLAFSPGETEIGSLDELFSEASSDSLNDFKINILSLDDLAPVDVSEKKELRQKEEDHRIKPSSKELKRDVSVVKSIQRRNLKEMSPETSLDITSLDLEEESCIASEICEDVNEKSVTFSREESISRRSPSPRARENTINSVYSEDFEKSPSSTISGQTTYSQESSNKTSESLSESPSYSQRDLSTESGEPGPKWTENVRRLLVKEVAVQTYDPAFTYSWKKETMATIGPSLGRAYVDPEPIATHVISADAIEALTAYSPAAFALNDMLKQQLTLTKQFMETSRYLHYSLLKSLEDDTFHYHTLEEVKESQTEQVYTFLQRPEIIR